One region of Mycolicibacterium rhodesiae NBB3 genomic DNA includes:
- the fadD1 gene encoding fatty-acid--CoA ligase FadD1 has translation MFETIQQLLRSRMDDDTVAMRYDDRSWTWREHLGEAAAEASALIALTDPSRPMHVGALLGNSPAMLRSMAAAALGGYVLCGINTTRRGQGLAGDIRRADCQLVLVDGEHKPLLDGLDLGGATVLDVEAPTYLEAVASAEPLVPHREVEGVDPVVMLFTSGTSGDPKAVRFAHAMGVLCGASLAERFALTPDDVCYLSMPLFHSNGVAAGWTVAIACGATMVPAKFSPSRFLSDIRRYGATYMNYVGKPLALVLATPESPDDADNTLRAAFGNEATERDIDEFAKRFDCRVVDSFGSSEFAVVVMREDGCPPGSIGKGYPGVSVYHSDSVTECATAVFDDHGALANPDEAIGELVNTYGVGGFTGYYNDPVATDERMRHGMYWSGDLAYKDTDGWIFLAGRTADWMRVDGENLAAGPVERILQRLPAVRLVAVYAIPDEHVGDQVMAALVLNEPLTPDDLTKFLDAQPDLSPKAWPRYVRINADLPQTATNKILKRELIAQGVTAGDGELWEREPRGRTYSAISVR, from the coding sequence ATGTTTGAGACGATTCAGCAGTTGCTGCGCTCGCGGATGGACGACGACACCGTCGCAATGAGATACGACGATCGCAGCTGGACGTGGCGCGAGCACCTCGGCGAGGCGGCCGCGGAGGCGTCGGCGCTCATCGCCCTGACCGACCCGTCGCGGCCGATGCATGTCGGTGCGCTGCTGGGCAATTCACCGGCGATGCTGCGGTCGATGGCGGCCGCGGCGCTCGGCGGTTACGTACTGTGCGGAATCAACACGACCCGTCGCGGTCAGGGTCTGGCGGGGGACATCCGGCGGGCCGACTGCCAACTTGTTCTCGTCGACGGCGAGCACAAGCCGCTACTCGACGGTCTCGACCTCGGCGGCGCTACCGTGCTCGACGTCGAGGCCCCGACGTATCTCGAAGCGGTCGCATCAGCGGAACCTCTTGTCCCGCATCGGGAAGTCGAGGGCGTCGACCCCGTCGTGATGCTGTTCACGTCGGGCACCAGCGGCGACCCCAAAGCCGTCCGCTTCGCCCACGCGATGGGGGTGCTATGCGGCGCGAGCCTGGCCGAACGCTTCGCGCTCACACCCGACGACGTCTGCTATCTGTCGATGCCGCTGTTCCACTCCAATGGCGTCGCGGCGGGCTGGACGGTGGCGATCGCGTGCGGTGCGACGATGGTGCCCGCGAAGTTCTCGCCGTCGAGGTTCCTGTCCGACATCCGCCGCTACGGCGCCACGTACATGAACTACGTCGGCAAGCCGCTGGCGCTGGTGCTCGCGACGCCCGAGAGTCCGGACGACGCCGACAACACGCTGCGGGCAGCGTTCGGCAACGAGGCCACCGAGCGCGACATCGACGAGTTCGCGAAGCGGTTCGACTGCCGGGTCGTCGACAGTTTCGGCTCCAGCGAGTTCGCCGTGGTCGTGATGCGCGAGGACGGCTGCCCGCCAGGGTCGATCGGCAAGGGCTACCCGGGTGTGAGCGTCTACCACTCCGACAGCGTCACCGAGTGTGCGACAGCAGTTTTCGACGATCACGGCGCATTGGCCAACCCCGACGAGGCGATCGGCGAACTGGTCAACACCTACGGTGTCGGCGGCTTCACCGGCTACTACAACGATCCGGTCGCGACCGACGAACGGATGCGGCACGGCATGTACTGGTCGGGCGACCTGGCGTACAAAGACACCGACGGATGGATATTCTTGGCCGGCCGCACCGCCGACTGGATGCGGGTCGACGGTGAGAACCTCGCGGCGGGACCCGTCGAGCGAATCCTGCAGCGGCTGCCTGCCGTCCGCCTCGTCGCGGTCTACGCGATACCCGACGAGCACGTCGGCGATCAGGTGATGGCGGCGCTCGTGCTCAACGAACCGCTGACGCCTGACGACTTGACGAAATTCCTCGACGCGCAGCCTGATCTGTCCCCGAAGGCATGGCCGCGATATGTACGGATCAACGCCGATCTGCCGCAGACCGCGACCAACAAGATCCTCAAGCGCGAACTGATCGCTCAGGGTGTGACCGCCGGCGACGGCGAGCTGTGGGAGCGCGAGCCCCGTGGCCGCACCTACTCTGCGATTTCGGTGCGCTGA
- a CDS encoding Zn-ribbon domain-containing OB-fold protein → MSTLPEPTPVSQPYWDALREHRIRIQYSPSTGRYVFYPRTLAPGTLADDLEWREIDGAGTLYTYTIARRPTGPPWAEKVPQLLAVVQWDVGPRVSTELVDVDPDDIRIGMRVAPVFCDEDGITLLKYRPDHV, encoded by the coding sequence ATGAGTACGCTGCCCGAGCCGACGCCGGTGTCGCAGCCGTACTGGGATGCGTTGCGCGAGCACCGAATCAGGATCCAGTACTCGCCGTCGACGGGTAGGTACGTCTTCTATCCGAGGACGTTGGCACCGGGGACGTTGGCCGACGATCTGGAGTGGCGTGAGATCGACGGTGCGGGAACGCTGTACACCTACACGATCGCGCGGCGTCCGACCGGGCCGCCGTGGGCCGAAAAGGTGCCGCAGCTACTGGCGGTCGTGCAGTGGGATGTCGGCCCGCGCGTGAGCACCGAACTCGTCGACGTCGACCCAGACGACATCCGCATCGGGATGCGGGTGGCGCCGGTGTTCTGCGACGAGGACGGGATCACGCTGCTGAAGTATCGGCCTGACCATGTTTGA